In a single window of the Planktothrix tepida PCC 9214 genome:
- a CDS encoding DUF2157 domain-containing protein: MVNEKFRRQLRQEAKLWQEEQLIDDSLYQQLATRYQFDHLETAASSRFVMILIGLGSILLGLGVITFVAANWQDWSKAVKVILLLSLFIGVNAAGFYLWKQPSDSFQVGRKRRLGEGLLLFGALILGANIALMGQIFHQSGSPYELFLVWGIGVLVMSYSLQLTSLGFLGLLLYGIGYWTGTSNLFSQQEFSILHLVLEHTPLIAGFLFISLAYWCQSRVLFVMTLLILIPALQISIIPLFNSDLPQGLLFAFLFIFTPALLWGYDDTLWPNVDSRCFQPLARTLSIIMLAVLFFSLSFNGFWNNFPSTDSNDLIPISNFVLIDFVFFLGILFLEWFQLVKPTAIHPNKWGFDSITSVIVGFLGLTGLICFWHLQIHTMPEIATFLFNVQMFLLATGLIRIGLAQTQRFAFWGGMILLVSQIMSRTFEYNTELILKAFVFTLCGVGVIVAGLWFERHLLAIAKIQNR; this comes from the coding sequence ATGGTTAACGAAAAATTCCGACGTCAACTACGCCAAGAAGCCAAACTTTGGCAGGAAGAACAACTCATTGATGATTCTCTATATCAACAGTTAGCAACACGCTATCAATTTGATCATCTTGAAACCGCAGCCAGTAGTCGGTTTGTGATGATTTTAATCGGTTTAGGGAGCATTCTATTAGGTTTAGGTGTAATTACCTTTGTGGCTGCGAATTGGCAGGACTGGTCAAAAGCCGTTAAAGTGATTCTGCTTCTGAGTTTATTTATTGGAGTCAATGCGGCTGGTTTCTATTTATGGAAACAGCCATCAGATTCTTTTCAAGTGGGAAGAAAACGACGGTTAGGAGAAGGATTATTACTTTTTGGCGCATTAATTTTAGGGGCAAATATTGCCTTAATGGGACAAATTTTTCATCAAAGTGGTTCTCCCTATGAACTCTTTCTGGTGTGGGGAATTGGGGTATTAGTCATGTCCTATAGTCTACAACTAACATCTTTAGGATTTTTAGGACTACTATTGTATGGAATTGGATATTGGACAGGAACCTCTAATTTATTCTCACAGCAAGAATTTTCTATTTTGCATTTAGTCTTAGAACATACCCCATTAATTGCCGGATTTCTGTTTATTTCCCTGGCTTATTGGTGTCAGTCTCGTGTCCTATTCGTGATGACATTACTGATTCTAATTCCGGCTTTACAGATTAGTATTATTCCCTTGTTTAATTCCGATTTACCCCAAGGGTTACTATTCGCTTTCTTATTCATCTTTACTCCCGCTTTACTGTGGGGTTATGATGATACTTTGTGGCCGAATGTTGACAGTAGATGCTTTCAACCTTTAGCGCGAACCCTATCCATTATTATGTTAGCCGTTTTATTTTTTAGTCTCTCGTTTAACGGGTTTTGGAATAACTTTCCTTCAACAGATTCTAACGATTTAATTCCGATTAGCAACTTTGTTTTAATTGATTTCGTCTTCTTTTTAGGCATTCTATTTTTAGAATGGTTCCAACTGGTTAAACCGACTGCTATTCATCCCAATAAATGGGGATTTGATTCGATTACCAGTGTAATTGTAGGATTTTTAGGGTTAACGGGATTAATCTGTTTCTGGCATTTACAAATCCATACCATGCCTGAAATCGCAACATTTTTGTTTAATGTACAAATGTTTTTATTAGCAACAGGATTAATTAGAATTGGACTCGCCCAAACTCAACGCTTTGCCTTTTGGGGGGGAATGATTTTATTAGTTTCTCAAATTATGAGTCGCACCTTTGAATACAATACCGAATTGATTCTAAAAGCCTTTGTGTTTACCTTATGTGGAGTCGGAGTGATTGTAGCAGGCTTATGGTTTGAACGCCATTTATTAGCTATTGCTAAAATACAAAATCGTTAA
- a CDS encoding ATP-grasp domain-containing protein — translation MLNNIRLLLQACQNLNIDYEILHSHENLIKIKLDKNYYFCNYSTPFVDQSVFKILKDKEYTYSILKEKINIPKTIGFLSPFCDEKYQEYLQFKTIPDIAREIERFFKFPVIVKRNSGSSGQNVFLCQDLEEIETALTTIFNIHDKNYDYVAIAQEYILIQREYRAVFLNQKLILLYEKDISQATFIGNLSPLHWEGGKAKYINNPQIISDIEKFCQPIFQELALDYTGLDIAVDEQNQYWFIEANSHPNYDIFTRDNGSELAVQVFEKMLTFLASKSNQNS, via the coding sequence ATGTTAAATAATATTCGGCTATTACTTCAAGCTTGCCAAAATCTAAATATTGATTATGAAATTCTCCATAGTCATGAGAATTTAATCAAAATTAAGCTCGATAAAAATTACTATTTCTGTAATTATAGTACACCTTTTGTTGATCAATCTGTTTTTAAAATTCTCAAGGATAAGGAATACACTTACTCGATTTTAAAGGAGAAAATTAACATCCCGAAAACAATAGGTTTTCTTTCCCCATTTTGTGATGAAAAATATCAAGAGTATTTACAATTTAAAACTATTCCTGATATTGCCCGTGAAATCGAGAGATTTTTTAAATTTCCAGTGATTGTTAAACGTAATTCTGGTTCCAGTGGACAGAATGTGTTTTTATGTCAAGATCTTGAAGAAATTGAAACAGCATTAACAACAATTTTTAATATTCATGATAAAAATTATGATTATGTTGCTATCGCTCAAGAATATATTTTAATTCAACGGGAATATCGAGCCGTTTTTTTAAATCAAAAATTAATCTTACTGTATGAAAAAGATATTAGTCAAGCGACATTTATAGGAAATTTAAGCCCTTTACATTGGGAAGGTGGAAAAGCTAAATATATCAATAATCCTCAAATTATATCAGATATAGAAAAGTTTTGTCAACCCATTTTTCAAGAATTAGCTTTAGATTATACGGGGTTAGATATTGCAGTAGATGAGCAGAATCAATATTGGTTTATTGAGGCTAATTCTCATCCTAATTATGATATTTTTACTAGAGATAATGGATCAGAACTCGCTGTCCAAGTCTTTGAAAAAATGCTCACCTTTCTGGCTTCTAAATCTAATCAAAATTCCTAG